One Rhipicephalus microplus isolate Deutch F79 chromosome 4, USDA_Rmic, whole genome shotgun sequence genomic window carries:
- the LOC119176296 gene encoding uncharacterized protein LOC119176296, whose product MTGCCVPMCTNNSRNGWKLYHFPTEPKRRLLWMVKIKRDKWQPTKSSCVCSAHFEASHFEQHRADQWIKLKPNAVPTVFPFRGLPPQRKAPKDRAGPAVLPDACQETRGDNSTAINCTPLTSAQANLNSRTDSLGAQQPQSCNSQTPDSVPHIMEREEVVISADAPDGARENKQLNKQLSDMGRKYTQLHQVHRKATSTIQALKKQVKKLETKMELFGQRLKFLNDDQLQALGRQSNKGSTWSAETIKQALQIKFSCGKTGYQTLRNLGYPLPSGKTLARRLQGLKFLPGILTEVIDVLKIKAENMQDIEKDCALFLDEMEIARGYELDRAEDVVLGGQTMPENPDEPAHHALVFMVGGLNTRWKQVIAYHFTGSHVEGSILKDYVMKIVQLCAEISLRIRVVTCDMGASNRAMWRELGFSSHRNSITVCSVPHPCLEDKELFFTADAAHVLKNVKSQLLSSEVFFLSDATVCQHNLPSKEVNVDHVRSVIKYDAERELKVAPRLSELHISRGHFTKMKVGVAVRFFREAPAAIRYLIKEDAIEPEAETTAWFLELVFNWYTLMSSRHPSVALSLRDMRRYHESIELLNSALEVFQGMKMGSKAQWKPSQAGLLITTKVVLRLQDILLRSEGYEFFLTSRILQDCLENLFSVVRIRKPVPNAYDLKCALKLVCVSQFLHAPGTSSYEVDDAKYLADMLAKGKQEHGEVEADVIDDSEILFIEELQENECNILFYIGGFLLKGMLSVVAGCGHCNSALLGSTESEHATLTILKEYRSEGGNLTYPSKDVLLTLKSCEEHFRGIISWSEGLLRLRSPLKAVTDYLNEMVRPCVKTCSEHSDAVAKLLIANYARLRLRVHLRHVSSNGVNEHGSKTCAGVSLP is encoded by the exons ATGACTGGGTGCTGCGTGCCCATGTGCACGAACAACTCCAGAAATGGTTGGAAACTCTACCATTTTCCGACAGAGCCCAAAAGAAGGCTGCTATGGATGGTGAAGATTAAGCGAGACAAGTGGCAGCCTACGAAGTCCTCGTGTGTATGCAGT GCACATTTTGAAGCAAGCCATTTCGAGCAGCACCGAGCTGACCAGTGGATAAAACTGAAGCCGAACGCTGTGCCAACGGTGTTCCCTTTCAGGG gcttgcctccacaAAGGAAGGCGCCAAAGGACAGGGCAGGACCTGCTGTGTTGCCTGATGCATGCCAAGAAACACGCGGTGACAACTCTACGGCCATTAATTGTACGCCACTCACAAGTGCACAGGCGAATTTAAATTCACGCACAGACAGTCTTGGCGCACAGCAACCGCAAAGCTGCAATTCTCAGACGCCTGATTCAGTACCGCACATTATGGAAAGGGAAGAAGTTGTGATCTCGGCCGATGCACCTGACGGGGCACGTGAAAACAAGCAGTTAAATAAGCAGCTCTCCGATATGGGCAGAAAATACACTCAGCTACATCAAGTCCATCGGAAAGCCACCTCAACCATTCAAGCActaaaaaaacaggtgaaaaaattGGAAACCAAAATGGAATTATTCGGACAGCGTTTGAAATTCCTCAATGATGACCAGCTGCAGGCTCTTGGGCGCCAGAGTAATAAGGGAAGCACTTGGTCTGCAGAAACAATCAAGCAGGCGCTTCAGATTAAGTTTTCCTGTGGAAAAACTGGTTACCAGACACTAAGAAATCTGGGCTACCCCTTGCCATCCGGAAAAACCCTTGCACGTCGCCTTCAGGGCCTCAAGTTTCTTCCCGGAATTTTGACGGAAGTCATCGATGTTCTCAAAATCAAAGCAGAGAACATGCAAGACATTGAAAAAGACTGTGCTTTGTTCTTGGATGAAATGGAGATTGCTCGCGGGTACGAGCTCGATCGCGCTGAGGATGTGGTGTTGGGGGGGCAAACTATGCCAGAAAATCCAGACGAACCTGCACATCACGCACTAGTGTTCATGGTAGGAGGCCTGAATACGAGATGGAAGCAAGTGATTGCCTACCACTTCACCGGAAGTCATGTAGAGGGTAGTATCCTCAAGGACTACGTCATGAAGATAGTGCAGCTCTGCGCGGAAATCTCTTTAAGAATCCGTGTCGTCACTTGCGACATGGGGGCTTCTAATCGGGCTATGTGGCGCGAGCTCGGATTCTCCAGCCACAGGAATTCCATTACTGTATGTTCAGTGCCTCACCCCTGTCTGGAAGacaaagaattgtttttcacagcaGATGCTGCACACGTGCTGAAGAATGTCAAGTCACAGTTGCTTTCATCGGAAGTATTCTTTCTGAGTGATGCAACAGTATGCCAGCACAATCTGCCATCAAAAGAAGTGAACGTGGACCATGTGCGCAGTGTAATTAAGTATGATGCTGAACGAGAGCTGAAAGTCGCCCCGAGGCTCTCAGAGTTACACATTTCGCGAGGCCATTTCACAAAAATGAAAGTGGGAGTTGCTGTCCGCTTCTTCAGGGAAGCTCCTGCAGCGATTCGGTACCTAATTAAAGAGGACGCGATAGAGCCGGAGGCAGAGACAACAGCTTGGTTTCTAGAATTAGTATTCAACTGGTACACGCTAATGTCTTCCCGCCACCCatcagttgctctcagccttcgaGACATGCGGAGGTACCACGAATCAATTGAGCTACTGAACTCGGCCCTCGAAGTTTTTCAAGGAATGAAGATGGGAAGCAAGGCACAGTGGAAGCCTTCGCAAGCAGGTTTACTAATAACAACAAAAGTCGTTCTTCGTCTCCAAGACATTCTCTTGCGCAGTGAAGGATACGAATTCTTCCTCACGAGCAGAATCTTGCAAGACTGCCTCGAAAATTTGTTTTCGGTGGTGCGCATCAGGAAGCCTGTTCCTAACGCATATGACTTAAAGTGTGCCCTGAAGCTTGTGTGCGTGAGTCAGTTCCTTCATGCACCCGGAACGTCAAGCTACGAAGTCGACGATGCTAAGTACCTCGCCGACATGCTTGCAAAAGGCAAACAAGAGCACGGGGAGGTGGAAGCTGATGTCATTGATGACTCGGAAATTTTGTTCattgaagaacttcaagaaaacgaATGCAACATCCTTTTCTACATCGGCGGCTTCCTTTTAAAAGGTATGCTGAGTGTTGTAGCGGGATGCGGGCATTGTAATTCTGCCTTGTTAGGCTCAACTGAAAGCGAGCACGCAACTCTGACTATTCTGAAGGAGTACAGGAGTGAAGGTGGCAACCTCACATATCCCAGCAAGGATGTTTTGCTGACACTCAAGTCGTGTGAAGAGCATTTCAGGGGCATCATAAGTTGGAGTGAGGGCTTGCTGCGCTTAAGGTCCCCGTTGAAGGCCGTGACCGATTATTTGAACGAGATGGTGCGCCCTTGCGTAAAGACTTGCTCCGAGCACAGTGACGCCGTAGCAAAACTCCTTATTGCGAATTATGCAAGACTGAGGCTTCGCGTGCATTTGCGCCACGTTAGTTCAAACGGCGTCAATGAACACGGAAGCAAGACGTGCGCTGGGGTAAGCCTTCCGTGA